A DNA window from Chlamydia buteonis contains the following coding sequences:
- a CDS encoding alpha/beta hydrolase, with the protein MSKLFAFIFLFFIVANASQAESIKIPGFPEIPDSLLVINRTQTPKNEICRAVNIQSGKHNLVGTLHLPMTPMPEGGYPTVILFHGFRGSTVGGLTGSYRKLARALVDLGIACVRFDMAGCGNSEGIATEVPIKTYLKNGEDILDTVIQYPEVNPFRLGIAAFSLGCHTAFHLARFYCPSQFQIRAISLWAPVADGAILFKEMYESVKNNTNIVDNLGKDFGFGPAPLVVCEEDVKDFLSLQDHIVLNSLPTRIPILHLQGSEDNLVSLTQRDLFKNTAPGNTEFKIYEDTDHNLGTSPHMQEIIQDIVKYFYTHL; encoded by the coding sequence ATGAGCAAACTATTCGCATTTATTTTTTTGTTTTTCATAGTAGCTAATGCATCTCAAGCTGAATCAATTAAAATCCCCGGGTTCCCAGAAATCCCCGATAGCTTGCTTGTGATTAACAGAACACAGACTCCAAAAAACGAAATCTGCCGAGCTGTAAATATACAAAGTGGTAAGCATAACCTTGTAGGCACGCTCCACCTACCAATGACTCCTATGCCTGAAGGTGGTTATCCTACTGTCATTTTGTTTCATGGATTCCGGGGAAGTACAGTCGGTGGCTTGACAGGATCTTATAGAAAGCTCGCACGAGCTCTAGTTGATTTGGGTATAGCTTGTGTACGCTTTGACATGGCTGGGTGCGGAAATAGCGAGGGCATTGCTACTGAAGTGCCTATTAAAACCTATCTTAAAAATGGTGAGGATATTCTTGATACCGTAATACAGTATCCTGAAGTTAATCCTTTTAGACTGGGTATTGCAGCCTTCTCTCTAGGGTGCCACACTGCCTTCCATCTCGCACGATTTTACTGTCCTTCCCAATTTCAGATTCGTGCAATCAGCCTCTGGGCTCCAGTTGCTGATGGAGCAATTTTATTTAAAGAAATGTATGAGTCGGTGAAAAACAATACGAATATTGTTGATAACCTAGGAAAAGATTTTGGATTTGGCCCTGCACCCTTAGTAGTTTGCGAAGAAGACGTTAAAGATTTTCTCTCCCTTCAAGATCATATTGTTTTGAACTCTCTTCCTACAAGAATCCCTATTTTGCATCTACAGGGTAGCGAAGATAACTTAGTATCTTTAACTCAAAGAGACTTATTTAAAAATACAGCTCCAGGGAATACAGAGTTTAAAATCTATGAAGATACAGATCACAATTTAGGCACGTCTCCCCATATGCAGGAAATCATTCAAGATATAGTCAAATACTTCTACACCCATCTATAG
- a CDS encoding alpha/beta hydrolase translates to MSTTCHKHEHRHVITFNILNNITTFGVLHIPTQVSPPYPLVVTLHGLASSKIGSKRIHVHLAEKLSECGIAVLRVDFPGHGDAEGNPYDFSFSDYILSAHEIISHGYGLNHIDTKNIAVFGSSLGATLSLLNMSTLHYVKSIAVWAPTIQGAVWLQEAINLPNNLITHSPSSEDIFYGGMRINKTFCSQFLEMDVTKEIPKFSDSLSILHMQGQDDTVVSLHHLKIFSEAISHKPNPYEMRVYPNTGHHIPQSCSLLSELVQWLKHQLIP, encoded by the coding sequence ATGAGCACTACATGCCATAAACACGAACATCGTCATGTGATTACATTTAACATCCTAAATAATATTACAACTTTTGGTGTTCTCCATATACCTACACAGGTTTCTCCTCCCTATCCTTTGGTCGTTACCCTTCATGGATTAGCCTCAAGTAAAATAGGTTCTAAACGCATTCACGTACATCTTGCCGAAAAATTGTCAGAATGTGGGATTGCGGTTTTACGTGTTGATTTTCCGGGACATGGGGACGCAGAAGGCAATCCATATGACTTCTCGTTCAGCGACTATATCTTAAGTGCACATGAAATTATTTCTCATGGCTATGGCTTAAATCATATCGATACAAAAAATATAGCTGTTTTTGGTTCTTCATTGGGAGCTACTTTATCTTTGTTAAATATGTCTACCCTACATTATGTAAAAAGCATCGCAGTATGGGCACCGACCATTCAAGGGGCTGTATGGCTACAAGAAGCTATTAATCTTCCAAATAACCTGATTACACATTCTCCATCTTCAGAAGATATTTTTTATGGAGGTATGCGAATCAATAAAACGTTCTGTTCTCAATTTCTTGAAATGGACGTAACTAAGGAAATCCCGAAATTTTCTGATTCCCTATCTATACTCCACATGCAAGGACAAGATGATACCGTCGTATCCTTACATCACCTGAAGATCTTCTCTGAGGCTATCAGTCACAAACCAAATCCTTATGAGATGCGTGTCTATCCCAATACTGGTCACCATATTCCTCAGTCTTGCTCTCTGTTGTCAGAACTTGTACAATGGTTAAAACATCAACTTATTCCCTAG
- a CDS encoding diphosphate--fructose-6-phosphate 1-phosphotransferase, giving the protein MELLSVNKSYFELQRLHYRPETLSFLHDITSLHIVDSVSTASPYVPKDLQEHIPYLCNIPEVTIEKGQAKPSQPLKIGVLLSGGQAPGGHNVVIGLFEGLRAFNPKTKLFGFIQGPLGLTRGLYKDLDISVIYDYYNVGGFDMLSSSKEKIKTKEQKSTILTTVKKLKLDGLLIIGGNDSNTDTAMLAEFFLKHNCHIPIIGVPKTIDGDLKNFWIETPLGFHTSCRIYSEMIGNLEKDTLSIKKYHHFVRLMGQKASYTTLECGLQTLPNITLISEHLAMRKISLQKLSEHIAMGLVNRFRSGKNYSTILIPEGLLEHVFDTKKLINELNVLLLDNNLNFDNVNKQLSPESLKTFSSLPTEIAQQLLIARDSYGNVRVSKIATEELLAALIKKEIQKIEPKMEFQPVNHFFGYESRAGFPSNFDANYGLALGIVSALFLVRQRTGYMVTINNLARPYHEWSGGATPLYKMMQLEQRLGKEIPVIKTDSVNPNAPEVQYLLNQSDTCLMKDLYSFPGPLQYFGEERLIDQRPLTLLWGNKK; this is encoded by the coding sequence ATGGAGCTTCTCTCTGTAAATAAAAGTTACTTTGAATTGCAACGTTTGCACTATCGTCCGGAAACCTTAAGCTTTTTACACGATATCACATCTCTGCATATTGTAGACTCTGTCTCTACAGCATCTCCTTACGTTCCTAAAGATCTTCAAGAACATATTCCTTATTTATGCAATATCCCTGAAGTAACTATTGAAAAGGGACAGGCGAAGCCTTCTCAACCTTTGAAGATTGGTGTATTACTTTCTGGTGGTCAAGCTCCCGGAGGCCACAACGTTGTTATAGGGCTATTCGAAGGACTGCGCGCCTTTAACCCTAAAACTAAACTTTTTGGGTTTATTCAAGGCCCTTTAGGATTAACACGTGGTTTATATAAAGATCTCGATATCTCTGTAATTTATGACTATTACAATGTCGGAGGTTTTGACATGCTCTCTTCAAGTAAAGAGAAAATCAAAACCAAGGAACAAAAAAGCACAATTCTTACTACTGTAAAAAAGCTCAAACTTGATGGTTTACTGATTATAGGAGGGAATGATTCTAATACTGATACAGCAATGCTCGCGGAGTTTTTCCTCAAGCACAACTGCCATATCCCCATTATCGGTGTTCCAAAAACGATTGATGGAGATCTAAAAAACTTCTGGATTGAGACACCTTTAGGATTTCATACTTCCTGTCGTATTTATTCAGAAATGATCGGAAATTTAGAAAAAGACACTTTATCTATAAAAAAGTACCATCATTTTGTCCGTCTTATGGGACAAAAAGCTTCTTACACAACTTTAGAATGTGGTCTACAGACTTTACCTAATATTACCCTCATTAGCGAACATCTCGCTATGAGAAAGATTTCCCTACAAAAGCTTAGTGAACATATCGCTATGGGCTTAGTAAATCGTTTCAGATCTGGGAAAAATTATAGCACGATACTCATTCCTGAAGGGCTGCTTGAACACGTATTCGATACAAAAAAACTCATCAATGAACTCAATGTTTTGCTTTTAGACAACAACCTAAACTTTGATAACGTAAATAAACAACTTTCTCCAGAGTCTTTGAAAACATTTTCTTCTCTACCTACAGAAATTGCTCAGCAACTACTAATCGCTAGGGATTCTTATGGAAATGTACGGGTCTCTAAAATTGCTACAGAGGAACTCTTAGCTGCTCTAATAAAAAAGGAAATCCAAAAAATAGAACCAAAAATGGAATTCCAACCTGTGAATCACTTTTTTGGCTATGAATCGCGTGCGGGATTCCCTTCAAATTTCGATGCCAATTACGGACTAGCATTAGGCATTGTTTCCGCTCTTTTCCTTGTCAGACAACGGACAGGTTATATGGTAACTATCAATAACCTGGCTCGCCCTTATCACGAATGGAGTGGTGGTGCTACTCCTTTATATAAAATGATGCAACTAGAACAACGCTTAGGTAAAGAAATACCTGTAATTAAAACAGATTCTGTAAACCCAAATGCTCCAGAAGTTCAATACCTTTTAAATCAAAGTGATACTTGCTTGATGAAAGATTTGTATTCTTTTCCAGGGCCATTACAATATTTTGGCGAAGAACGACTCATAGATCAACGACCACTAACATTGTTATGGGGAAATAAAAAGTAG
- a CDS encoding diphosphate--fructose-6-phosphate 1-phosphotransferase, with protein sequence MHSNSNALNDVVIPGTPPLPRELQKFPSLIPTNDLRFSPKFDTDVAKLFPNTYDSPYLKFTSGTLDQPVRPLKVGVMLSGGPAPGGHNVIWGLLHSLKKIHPDSSLIGFLNNGDGILNNHTVEITEEFMECFKNSGGFNCIGTGRTNIITEESKAACLKTVQALDLDGLVIIGGDGSNTATAILAEYFSQHHPKTCVVGVPKTIDGDLQHLFLDLTFGFDSATKFYSSIISNISRDTLSCKAHYHVIKLMGRSASHIALECTLQTHPNITLIGEEIAEKNIPLNTIIHKVCSIIADRAAMGKYYGIILIPEGIIEFIPEINNLVKEIERIPEHADKFSSLSRESQKLLKSFPETIAKQLLNDRDAHGNVYVSKISVDKLLIHLIDNHLKKHFKNVPFNAISHFLGYEGRSCLPTKFDNTYSYALGYGAGVLTYNRCNGYLTVIESLINIVDKWRLRAMPIVKMFTTKKKSDGTMKPLIKKSLIDISSPAFIKFKLYRKIWALEDSYRFLGPLQIDTPPNSHSDHFPPLTLLLNHNEWQKRCSICMEIPDCDY encoded by the coding sequence ATGCACTCGAACTCCAATGCTCTCAATGACGTAGTTATCCCAGGCACCCCACCCCTCCCGAGGGAGTTACAAAAATTCCCCTCTTTGATTCCAACAAACGATTTACGATTTTCCCCTAAGTTTGATACCGACGTTGCTAAGCTTTTCCCTAATACCTATGATAGTCCTTACCTAAAATTTACTTCAGGAACTCTTGACCAACCTGTTCGTCCATTAAAAGTTGGTGTAATGCTATCGGGAGGTCCTGCTCCCGGAGGTCATAATGTTATTTGGGGATTACTTCACAGCTTAAAGAAAATTCACCCTGATAGCTCGCTAATTGGCTTTCTTAATAACGGCGATGGGATTCTAAATAATCATACAGTAGAAATTACTGAAGAATTCATGGAGTGTTTCAAAAATTCCGGAGGATTCAACTGCATAGGCACAGGAAGAACAAATATTATCACTGAAGAAAGTAAAGCCGCATGCTTAAAAACAGTACAAGCTTTAGACCTTGATGGTTTGGTAATTATTGGCGGTGATGGTTCGAATACAGCAACTGCTATCCTAGCAGAATACTTTTCTCAGCATCATCCTAAAACGTGCGTTGTAGGTGTTCCTAAAACTATTGATGGAGATCTTCAACACCTATTTTTAGACCTTACCTTTGGATTTGATTCAGCAACAAAATTTTATTCCTCCATTATTAGCAACATTTCTAGAGATACACTATCTTGCAAAGCGCATTACCACGTTATCAAGCTTATGGGACGCTCTGCATCGCACATTGCTTTAGAATGCACTCTACAAACACATCCAAATATCACTCTTATAGGAGAAGAAATCGCAGAAAAGAATATTCCTCTAAATACGATAATCCATAAAGTCTGTTCTATCATTGCCGATAGAGCCGCCATGGGGAAATACTACGGGATAATTCTTATTCCTGAAGGCATTATCGAATTCATCCCTGAGATTAACAACCTTGTTAAAGAAATCGAAAGAATCCCTGAACATGCTGATAAATTTTCTTCTCTATCCCGTGAATCTCAAAAATTGCTAAAAAGCTTCCCAGAAACTATCGCTAAACAACTCCTTAACGATCGTGATGCTCACGGGAACGTCTATGTATCTAAAATCAGTGTGGACAAATTGCTTATCCACCTCATAGATAACCACCTAAAGAAACATTTTAAAAATGTTCCTTTTAATGCGATTTCTCATTTTTTGGGTTATGAGGGAAGGTCCTGCCTACCAACAAAATTCGATAATACCTACAGCTACGCCCTAGGATATGGCGCAGGAGTTCTTACTTATAACCGCTGCAACGGCTACCTCACTGTCATCGAATCACTTATTAATATTGTAGATAAATGGCGGCTACGCGCTATGCCTATTGTAAAGATGTTCACAACAAAGAAAAAGTCGGACGGAACTATGAAACCTCTGATAAAAAAGAGTTTAATTGATATTAGCAGTCCTGCTTTTATCAAGTTTAAACTATATAGAAAAATATGGGCTCTAGAAGATTCTTACCGTTTTTTAGGACCATTACAAATTGACACCCCACCAAACTCTCATTCCGATCATTTCCCTCCTCTGACTCTCCTCCTCAATCATAATGAATGGCAAAAAAGGTGTTCTATATGTATGGAAATTCCTGACTGTGATTATTAA
- a CDS encoding FAD-dependent oxidoreductase — MTDVLVIGANPTGLILANMLIQHGILAKVIDHRDSADEPDFIDFRDLPVVLSCSSLELLDNAGLIDDFVEKGHKLFGARYHWKKRTVLFKFNQASESRFPFALSTSYQEFTKHLIRKFEENGGAIHWGTRPVTLVDNSIFIESTKTSQNFENREIYNPKWVIASEADSDPDIRDLFKNQLKPRKQVKEVLFVDCDEGEPFEESHIHLVPSSKSFLNFVFYNHKKGTKQLCLSNISYPLSVKQKQKLLYNYNLAVTDEHHHIKSVFHQYPADHNNFLFVGNLANNLNFSYLTGINSNIHTAFNLTWKLIPVVKKAASKYLITAKEREVGNILPHLSEKRQGRAKNLLFSNLYVPALMYYFLKGCRQLDVSGGEYYYPPHKALKYQNSDIIKMSSQDKEILGPGPGMRAINAQLDNGSYLLDRLKSTKHLLIFFKERTDLEQALKEEYSEWLEVIVTKDQKIANLYHANPDSLFIIRPDCYIGYRTHKFKLHELISYLLRIFAAEKID, encoded by the coding sequence ATGACAGATGTATTAGTCATAGGCGCCAACCCCACAGGTCTCATTTTAGCAAACATGCTCATTCAGCACGGTATTCTTGCAAAAGTGATAGACCATCGGGATTCTGCAGACGAGCCCGATTTTATAGATTTTAGGGATCTCCCTGTTGTTTTATCATGCTCTTCTTTAGAACTTCTAGATAATGCAGGTTTAATCGATGATTTCGTAGAAAAAGGGCACAAGCTCTTCGGCGCCCGTTATCACTGGAAAAAACGTACTGTATTGTTTAAGTTTAATCAAGCATCAGAATCGCGTTTTCCGTTTGCTTTATCCACTTCTTATCAAGAGTTCACCAAACACCTGATTCGTAAGTTTGAGGAAAATGGTGGAGCCATCCATTGGGGAACACGTCCTGTCACTTTAGTAGACAATAGTATTTTTATTGAGAGTACGAAAACATCACAAAATTTCGAAAATCGGGAAATTTACAACCCTAAATGGGTTATTGCCAGCGAAGCTGACAGCGATCCTGACATTCGCGATCTATTTAAAAATCAATTAAAACCCAGGAAGCAAGTAAAAGAAGTCCTTTTTGTTGATTGTGATGAAGGGGAACCTTTTGAAGAAAGCCATATTCACCTAGTTCCCAGCTCAAAAAGTTTCTTGAATTTTGTTTTCTATAATCACAAGAAAGGCACCAAACAGTTGTGTCTTAGCAACATTTCTTACCCTTTATCAGTAAAGCAAAAGCAGAAATTACTCTATAATTATAATCTTGCTGTTACTGATGAACATCACCATATAAAATCTGTTTTTCATCAGTATCCTGCAGACCATAACAACTTTCTATTTGTTGGCAATTTAGCTAATAATCTGAATTTTTCTTATCTTACAGGAATAAATTCCAATATCCATACAGCTTTTAATTTAACATGGAAGCTTATCCCTGTGGTAAAAAAGGCTGCCTCAAAATACCTCATAACAGCTAAAGAACGTGAGGTTGGGAACATTCTTCCTCATCTTAGCGAAAAGAGGCAAGGACGAGCTAAAAATTTATTATTCTCCAATCTTTATGTGCCCGCTCTGATGTATTATTTCCTAAAGGGTTGCCGTCAATTGGATGTTTCTGGAGGAGAATATTACTATCCCCCCCATAAGGCATTAAAATATCAAAATAGCGATATTATTAAGATGTCTTCACAAGATAAAGAAATTCTTGGTCCAGGTCCTGGAATGCGAGCCATTAATGCTCAACTTGATAATGGCAGCTATCTACTAGATCGTTTAAAAAGTACCAAACACTTGCTAATCTTCTTTAAAGAACGTACTGATCTAGAGCAAGCTCTTAAAGAAGAGTATAGTGAATGGTTAGAGGTAATTGTTACTAAAGATCAAAAGATTGCTAATCTTTATCATGCGAATCCGGATTCATTATTTATTATCCGTCCTGATTGTTATATCGGCTATAGAACTCATAAATTCAAGTTACATGAACTTATCTCCTATCTATTGCGGATATTCGCAGCAGAAAAAATAGATTAA
- the leuS gene encoding leucine--tRNA ligase, whose product MRYDPSLIEKKWQQFWKEHKSFKADEAADKPKYYVLDMFPYPSGSGLHVGHLIGYTATDIVARYKRAKGFSVLHPMGWDSFGLPAEQYAVRTGTHPRETTKKNIENFRKQLSAMGFSYDEAREFATSDPDYYRWTQKLFLFLYKKGLAYMADMAVNYCEELGTVLANEEVENGLSIEGGYPVERRMLRQWILRITAYSDQLLKGLEDLDWPENVKQLQRNWIGKSEGALIRFEVDNKNFLEVFTTRPDTLCGVSFLVMSPEHPKINQLVSEEQRSAVESYIRCAQSKSERERISETKVKSGVFIGAYAKHPITGAALPIWVSDYVIMGYGSGVVMGVPAHDERDREFAKAFALPIYEVLDENEHCIKSNHGDFLLNGLGGKEASDYVIAYLQKRNLGEAKVIYKLRDWLFSRQRYWGEPIPIIHFEDGTCRPLEDDELPLLPPEIQDYRPKGFGQGPLANVKEWVDIHDVKTNRQGRRETHTMPQWAGSCWYYLRFCDAHNSQAPWSHENERYWMPVDLYIGGAEHAVLHLLYSRFWHRVFYEAGLVSTPEPFKKLINQGLVLATSYRVPGKGYVYPEDVREDNGKWTTASGEELEVRQEKMSKSKLNGVDPQILIDEFGADALRMYAMFSGPLDKNKLWCNHGVSGCRRFLNRFYELVTSSAVQDVDDPKGMALAHRLVHRVGEDIEKMSLNTIPSSFMEFINEFAKLDIYPKSALAMVVRALAPIAPHISEELWTVLGYAPGIDNAGWPEVDTKYLEDPSVTFVIQVNGKLRARLDIDKNTSQEDILSAARESVAKYLEDKEIKKEVFVPNRLVNFVL is encoded by the coding sequence ATGCGGTACGATCCTAGTTTAATAGAAAAGAAGTGGCAGCAATTTTGGAAGGAGCACAAAAGCTTTAAGGCAGACGAAGCTGCGGATAAGCCTAAATATTATGTATTGGACATGTTCCCCTATCCTTCTGGATCAGGCTTGCATGTCGGACATCTAATAGGTTATACCGCTACAGACATTGTAGCTCGATATAAGAGAGCTAAAGGATTTTCAGTTTTACATCCTATGGGTTGGGATAGTTTTGGCTTGCCTGCAGAACAATATGCAGTTAGAACAGGAACACATCCTAGGGAAACTACAAAAAAAAATATAGAGAATTTTAGAAAGCAACTTTCTGCTATGGGGTTTTCCTATGATGAGGCGAGAGAGTTTGCTACTAGTGACCCCGATTACTATCGTTGGACTCAAAAACTCTTCCTCTTTCTATATAAAAAGGGGCTTGCCTATATGGCAGATATGGCAGTCAACTATTGTGAAGAGTTGGGGACTGTTTTAGCTAATGAAGAAGTAGAGAATGGTTTATCCATAGAGGGAGGGTATCCTGTAGAGCGTAGAATGTTGCGTCAGTGGATTTTACGTATTACAGCTTATTCAGATCAGCTATTGAAGGGTTTAGAGGATTTAGATTGGCCAGAAAATGTTAAACAGCTTCAGAGAAATTGGATAGGGAAGTCAGAAGGTGCTCTGATACGTTTTGAAGTAGATAACAAAAACTTTTTGGAAGTATTTACTACACGTCCCGATACTTTGTGTGGTGTATCGTTTCTAGTCATGTCTCCAGAACATCCTAAGATAAATCAACTAGTCTCTGAGGAACAGCGTAGTGCTGTGGAAAGCTATATTCGCTGTGCGCAAAGTAAAAGCGAACGTGAACGTATAAGTGAGACTAAAGTAAAAAGCGGAGTGTTTATAGGAGCCTATGCTAAGCACCCGATAACAGGTGCTGCTTTACCTATCTGGGTGTCAGATTACGTGATCATGGGATATGGTTCCGGAGTGGTTATGGGTGTCCCTGCTCATGATGAAAGAGATCGAGAGTTTGCTAAAGCATTTGCTCTACCTATTTATGAGGTTCTTGATGAAAATGAACATTGTATCAAAAGTAATCATGGGGATTTTCTTCTAAATGGTCTAGGGGGCAAAGAAGCTAGTGATTATGTGATTGCTTATTTGCAGAAGAGGAATTTGGGAGAAGCTAAAGTTATTTATAAGCTGCGTGATTGGCTATTTTCTCGCCAAAGGTATTGGGGAGAGCCAATTCCTATTATTCATTTTGAAGATGGGACATGTCGTCCTTTAGAAGATGATGAACTTCCTTTACTTCCTCCTGAAATTCAAGACTACCGTCCCAAGGGTTTTGGTCAAGGGCCATTGGCAAATGTAAAAGAGTGGGTAGATATTCATGATGTAAAAACTAATCGTCAGGGAAGACGTGAAACACATACTATGCCTCAGTGGGCAGGATCTTGCTGGTATTATTTACGTTTTTGTGATGCGCATAATTCTCAAGCACCTTGGTCTCATGAAAATGAACGCTACTGGATGCCTGTGGATCTGTATATAGGAGGTGCAGAACACGCGGTTTTGCACTTACTGTATTCCCGCTTTTGGCATCGGGTGTTTTATGAAGCCGGCTTGGTCTCGACTCCAGAACCTTTTAAAAAGTTAATCAATCAAGGTTTAGTTCTTGCTACATCGTATCGGGTTCCTGGTAAGGGTTATGTTTACCCTGAAGATGTTCGAGAAGATAACGGTAAATGGACTACTGCTTCTGGAGAAGAATTAGAAGTCCGTCAGGAAAAGATGTCGAAGTCTAAGTTAAATGGAGTGGATCCTCAAATCCTAATAGATGAGTTCGGTGCTGATGCGTTGCGTATGTATGCTATGTTTTCAGGACCTTTAGATAAAAACAAGCTTTGGTGTAATCACGGCGTTTCAGGCTGCAGACGCTTTTTAAATCGTTTTTATGAGTTAGTAACTTCGTCTGCTGTTCAAGATGTTGACGATCCTAAGGGAATGGCTCTTGCTCACAGATTAGTACATAGGGTTGGGGAAGATATAGAAAAAATGTCTTTAAATACGATACCATCTTCTTTTATGGAATTCATAAATGAATTTGCAAAGCTTGATATTTATCCTAAATCTGCTTTAGCTATGGTCGTGCGAGCTTTAGCTCCTATAGCTCCTCATATCAGTGAGGAGTTGTGGACAGTTTTGGGCTATGCTCCTGGTATAGATAATGCAGGGTGGCCAGAGGTAGACACTAAATATTTAGAAGATCCTTCCGTAACATTTGTAATACAGGTAAATGGAAAGTTAAGAGCGCGTTTAGATATTGATAAGAATACTTCACAAGAAGACATCTTGTCCGCAGCAAGAGAGTCCGTCGCTAAATATCTAGAAGATAAAGAAATTAAAAAAGAAGTTTTTGTTCCTAATAGATTGGTGAATTTCGTTCTATGA
- the waaA gene encoding lipid IV(A) 3-deoxy-D-manno-octulosonic acid transferase, translated as MIKGRRTKLNTFLYDCFLIFAFMVGLPRILYKRFVHGKYTKSLGIRFGFKKPEVPGTGPVAWFHGASVGETALLLPLIKQFMKEYPGWRCVVTSCTESGHENAHRLFGPIGVTTFLLPLDLSIIIKPVVRAISPSLLVFSEGDCWLNFIEEAKSLGATAVIINGKLSANSCKRFNILKRFGRNYFSPIDGFLLQDEQHKARFLQLGVDKEKIEVTGNIKTYTETISENNTRGYWREKLQLTQDMELLVLGSVHPKDIEVWLPVVRELRRNLKVLWVPRHIERSKELESLLIKESISYGLWSKEATFAKNDAIIVDAIGWLKQLYSAADLAFVGGTFDDRIGGHNLLEPLQCGVPLIFGPHIKSQSDLAARLLSMGAGCCLDKANIVKVITFLLDHPEERAAYIQKGEMFLHEEKAAFDRTWESFKRYIPCTKI; from the coding sequence ATGATCAAAGGTCGACGTACTAAGCTGAATACTTTCCTCTACGATTGTTTTTTAATCTTTGCATTTATGGTGGGGCTTCCTAGGATTCTTTATAAGAGATTCGTGCATGGGAAGTATACCAAGTCATTAGGTATTCGTTTTGGTTTTAAGAAACCAGAAGTTCCGGGAACGGGGCCCGTAGCTTGGTTTCATGGAGCTTCTGTAGGTGAAACAGCTCTTCTTCTTCCCTTAATAAAACAGTTCATGAAAGAGTATCCGGGATGGCGTTGTGTTGTGACTTCTTGTACCGAATCAGGACATGAGAATGCTCACAGGTTGTTTGGACCTATCGGAGTGACAACTTTTCTTTTACCTTTAGATTTAAGCATAATTATTAAACCTGTTGTTCGAGCTATATCACCATCTTTATTAGTTTTTTCTGAGGGAGACTGTTGGCTGAATTTTATTGAAGAGGCCAAAAGTCTAGGCGCTACTGCCGTTATTATTAATGGGAAGCTTTCAGCTAATTCTTGTAAACGGTTCAACATTTTAAAACGTTTCGGTAGGAACTATTTTTCCCCTATAGATGGCTTTTTACTACAAGATGAGCAGCATAAAGCACGTTTTTTGCAGCTGGGTGTTGATAAAGAGAAAATAGAAGTTACCGGAAATATCAAGACTTATACAGAAACAATATCTGAAAATAACACGCGAGGCTATTGGAGAGAAAAATTACAATTAACTCAAGATATGGAATTACTTGTCTTAGGTTCTGTACATCCTAAAGATATTGAGGTTTGGCTTCCTGTAGTTCGTGAATTACGTAGAAATTTAAAAGTTCTTTGGGTACCTCGACATATTGAGAGATCCAAAGAATTAGAAAGTCTCTTAATTAAAGAAAGTATTTCTTATGGTTTGTGGAGTAAAGAAGCTACATTTGCTAAGAATGACGCCATTATCGTAGATGCTATTGGTTGGTTAAAACAATTGTATTCTGCTGCTGATCTTGCTTTTGTAGGTGGTACATTTGATGATAGGATAGGGGGACATAATTTATTAGAGCCGTTACAATGTGGTGTGCCGTTAATTTTTGGCCCGCATATCAAATCCCAGTCAGATTTAGCAGCGCGTCTTTTGTCCATGGGTGCAGGTTGTTGTTTAGACAAGGCAAATATAGTCAAAGTTATCACATTTTTATTAGATCATCCTGAAGAGAGAGCAGCCTATATTCAGAAAGGTGAGATGTTTTTACATGAAGAGAAAGCAGCTTTTGATCGCACCTGGGAATCTTTTAAAAGATATATCCCTTGTACAAAAATATAG